Proteins from a single region of Rhodovibrio salinarum DSM 9154:
- the mreD gene encoding rod shape-determining protein MreD, with translation MKTTFWQRLDLVARQITPLLLTLALVTLTLVPYRIPDFAPVVPWLALISVYYWSVHRPDLMPAAVVFLIGLYHDLAGGTALGVGVLILLLVHALIATQRRFFISRSFFVVWAGFAIIALGASVVLWLLNAILAGALIGPRPAVFQFLTTVAAYPPLAWLFAQVQRAVLR, from the coding sequence GTGAAAACGACCTTTTGGCAGCGCCTCGATCTGGTCGCGCGTCAGATCACGCCGCTACTGCTCACCCTGGCCCTGGTGACACTGACGCTGGTGCCTTATCGGATTCCGGACTTCGCGCCGGTGGTGCCGTGGCTCGCGCTGATCAGCGTGTACTATTGGTCGGTCCACCGGCCGGATCTGATGCCGGCGGCAGTGGTGTTCCTGATCGGGCTGTATCACGATCTTGCCGGCGGCACGGCGCTGGGCGTGGGCGTTCTGATCCTGCTGCTGGTGCATGCGCTGATCGCCACCCAGCGGCGCTTCTTCATCAGCCGGTCGTTCTTCGTCGTCTGGGCCGGCTTCGCCATCATCGCGCTGGGCGCCAGCGTGGTGCTCTGGCTGCTGAACGCGATCCTGGCCGGTGCCTTGATCGGGCCCCGTCCGGCGGTGTTTCAATTCCTGACGACGGTGGCGGCCTATCCGCCGCTCGCCTGGCTGTTCGCGCAGGTGCAGCGGGCGGTGCTGCGCTGA
- the mrdA gene encoding penicillin-binding protein 2, with the protein MALLNEDHSRFKTFSRRAALLGGGKALLFGALAARLYYLQVVESDKYATLAEDNRISLRLLPPPRGRILDRFGIPLAANEQNYKVVLVAEQANDVERTLDRLGQVIELSADERARIMTEVRKKRAFVPVTVREYLDWQTVSRIEVNAPDLPGISIDVGQTRAYPFGKEMAHVLGYVAAVSEAELKAAEDPLLELPGFKIGKNGLEKEYDEKLRGTAGTTTVEVNAVGRTIRELKREEGTPGQDLVLSVDNQLQAYVQQRLAGEKSASVVLLDIATGGVLALGSVPSYDPNAFNLGISSSHWRQLLNDPLHPLTNKATAGLYNPGSTYKMVVALAALEAGIDPAEEVYCPGHYDLGNARFHCWKRWGHGKMDMHAAIKESCDVYFYDVSRRVGVDNIAAMSNKLGLGARTGLDLPGERGGTIPTKAWKRAQIGEPWQGGETLVTSIGQGFVLTSPLQLAVMTARIAGGHAVTPHFARDLQPRGDDDPTAQAVDAAQAMAARQGDPAEAAAATPAARAGLFPKLDIPEADLALIRDAMDAVVNERGGTAYSKRITREGWAMAGKTGTSQVRRITMAERRQGVVENEDLPWRRRDHGLYVAFAPVHAPRYACAVVVEHGGGGSSAAAPIGRDVLTEAQRLDPLANDSPRQIADAPSRTQGTGRMP; encoded by the coding sequence ATGGCGTTGCTGAACGAAGATCATAGCCGCTTCAAGACCTTTTCCCGGCGGGCAGCCCTGCTGGGCGGGGGCAAGGCGCTGCTGTTCGGCGCGCTGGCGGCGCGGTTGTACTACCTGCAGGTCGTCGAATCGGACAAGTACGCCACGCTCGCCGAAGACAACCGCATCTCCCTGCGCCTGCTGCCCCCGCCGCGCGGGCGGATCCTCGACCGTTTCGGCATCCCGCTGGCGGCGAACGAGCAGAACTACAAGGTCGTTCTGGTCGCCGAGCAGGCGAACGACGTTGAGCGCACGCTCGACCGTCTGGGGCAGGTCATCGAGCTGAGCGCGGACGAGCGCGCGCGGATCATGACCGAAGTGCGCAAGAAGCGCGCCTTCGTGCCCGTCACCGTGCGGGAGTACCTGGATTGGCAGACGGTCAGCCGGATCGAGGTGAACGCGCCCGACCTCCCGGGCATTTCGATCGACGTCGGCCAGACCCGCGCCTATCCGTTCGGCAAGGAAATGGCGCACGTCCTTGGCTACGTCGCCGCGGTGTCGGAGGCCGAGCTGAAAGCGGCCGAGGACCCGCTGCTGGAACTGCCGGGCTTCAAGATCGGCAAGAACGGGCTGGAAAAGGAATACGACGAGAAGCTGCGCGGCACCGCCGGCACCACGACGGTCGAGGTCAACGCCGTTGGCCGCACCATCCGCGAGCTGAAGCGCGAGGAAGGCACACCCGGACAGGATTTGGTGCTGAGCGTCGACAATCAGCTGCAGGCCTACGTGCAGCAGCGTCTGGCGGGCGAGAAGAGCGCCTCCGTCGTGCTGCTGGACATTGCCACCGGCGGCGTGCTGGCGCTGGGCTCCGTGCCGTCCTACGACCCGAACGCCTTCAACCTCGGCATCTCGTCAAGCCACTGGCGTCAGCTGCTGAACGACCCGCTGCACCCGCTGACCAACAAGGCGACCGCCGGACTCTACAACCCGGGCTCGACCTACAAGATGGTCGTCGCGTTGGCGGCCCTGGAGGCGGGGATCGATCCCGCGGAGGAGGTCTACTGCCCGGGGCACTACGATCTGGGCAATGCCCGCTTCCACTGCTGGAAGCGCTGGGGCCACGGCAAGATGGACATGCACGCCGCGATCAAGGAGTCGTGCGACGTCTATTTCTATGACGTCTCGCGCCGGGTTGGCGTCGATAACATCGCGGCGATGTCGAACAAGCTGGGCCTGGGCGCGCGCACCGGTCTCGACCTGCCGGGCGAGCGCGGCGGCACGATCCCGACCAAGGCCTGGAAACGCGCCCAGATCGGCGAGCCCTGGCAGGGCGGCGAGACCCTGGTCACCTCGATCGGGCAGGGCTTCGTGCTGACCTCGCCGCTGCAACTGGCGGTGATGACCGCGCGTATCGCCGGCGGCCATGCCGTGACCCCGCACTTCGCCCGCGACCTGCAACCGCGCGGCGACGACGATCCCACGGCACAGGCGGTTGATGCCGCCCAGGCGATGGCGGCCCGGCAGGGCGATCCGGCGGAGGCGGCTGCCGCCACGCCCGCCGCCCGTGCCGGCCTGTTCCCCAAGCTGGATATCCCCGAGGCCGATCTGGCATTGATCCGCGATGCCATGGATGCCGTGGTCAACGAACGCGGCGGCACCGCCTACAGCAAGCGGATTACCCGCGAGGGCTGGGCCATGGCCGGTAAGACCGGCACCTCGCAGGTGCGCCGGATCACCATGGCCGAGCGTCGGCAGGGCGTGGTCGAGAACGAGGACCTGCCGTGGCGCCGGCGCGACCACGGCTTATACGTCGCCTTCGCGCCCGTGCACGCGCCGCGCTACGCCTGCGCGGTCGTGGTCGAGCACGGCGGGGGCGGCAGCAGCGCCGCCGCGCCGATCGGCCGCGACGTGTTGACGGAGGCCCAGCGCCTCGATCCGCTGGCCAACGACTCGCCGCGGCAGATCGCGGACGCCCCCTCGCGGACGCAGGGCACGGGGCGCATGCCATGA
- the rodA gene encoding rod shape-determining protein RodA, with amino-acid sequence MSLAGFNRNPELSLGQKILQVNWGLILLIAALAGIGCVMLYSAADGSLTPWAQRHALRFGGGLVLLLTVAMFDIRFWFRWSYPIYVVGVLLLIAVEVMGTVGMGAQRWIQLGPLTLQPSEVMKVAIVMALARYFHGMAEEEIVRPTKLIGPLVLVGLPTVLVLKQPDLGTSLILIMVSGVLFFAAGVRLWKFGVVAALGAAAVPVAWQFLHDYQKQRVLTFLNPESDPLGAGYHIMQSKIALGAGGMFGKGLLEGSQSHLNFLPEKQTDFIFTMLAEEFGLMGGVALLVLYALVILYGFAIALRARNQFGRLLAIGLTANLFLYVFINIAMVMGLIPVVGVPLPLVSYGGTAMLAIMISFGLVVSVYVHRDVRIPRRGLGEED; translated from the coding sequence ATGAGCCTTGCCGGTTTCAACCGCAACCCCGAACTCAGCCTGGGTCAGAAGATCCTGCAGGTGAACTGGGGCCTGATCCTGCTGATCGCGGCGTTGGCGGGGATCGGCTGCGTGATGCTCTACTCTGCGGCCGATGGCAGCCTGACGCCGTGGGCCCAGCGGCACGCCCTGCGCTTCGGCGGTGGCCTGGTGCTGCTGCTGACGGTCGCGATGTTCGACATCCGCTTCTGGTTCCGCTGGTCGTATCCAATCTACGTGGTCGGCGTGTTGCTGCTGATCGCCGTGGAGGTGATGGGCACGGTCGGCATGGGCGCGCAGCGCTGGATCCAGCTGGGCCCCCTGACCCTGCAGCCGTCCGAGGTGATGAAGGTCGCCATCGTAATGGCACTCGCCCGTTACTTTCATGGCATGGCGGAAGAGGAGATCGTCCGTCCGACCAAGCTGATCGGGCCGCTGGTGCTGGTTGGCCTGCCGACCGTGCTGGTGCTGAAGCAGCCCGACCTGGGCACCTCGCTGATCCTGATCATGGTTTCCGGCGTGCTGTTCTTCGCCGCCGGCGTGCGCTTGTGGAAGTTCGGCGTCGTCGCGGCGTTGGGCGCGGCCGCGGTGCCGGTCGCCTGGCAGTTTCTGCACGACTATCAAAAGCAGCGGGTGCTCACCTTCCTGAACCCGGAAAGCGATCCGCTGGGCGCCGGCTACCACATCATGCAGTCCAAGATCGCGCTGGGGGCCGGCGGGATGTTCGGCAAGGGGCTGCTGGAGGGTTCGCAGTCGCATCTGAACTTCCTGCCGGAAAAGCAGACCGACTTCATCTTCACCATGCTGGCCGAGGAGTTCGGGCTGATGGGCGGGGTGGCGCTGCTGGTGCTGTACGCGCTCGTCATCCTCTATGGCTTCGCAATCGCGTTGCGCGCCCGCAACCAGTTCGGCCGCCTGCTCGCGATCGGCCTGACAGCCAACCTGTTCCTCTACGTCTTCATCAACATCGCCATGGTGATGGGCCTGATCCCGGTGGTCGGCGTGCCGCTGCCGCTGGTCTCCTACGGTGGCACGGCGATGCTGGCGATCATGATCTCGTTCGGTCTGGTGGTCTCGGTCTACGTCCACCGCGACGTGCGCATCCCGCGCCGCGGCCTGGGCGAGGAGGATTGA
- the cas2 gene encoding CRISPR-associated endonuclease Cas2 — MWLYVMFDLPVGTKRERKAATDFRNFLLDEGFEMAQFSVYLRFVESKEAAETRIQRIRGSLPASGKVHIVTLTDKQYANARIFTGRKRERGRGNPNQLALF, encoded by the coding sequence ATGTGGCTCTATGTGATGTTCGATCTACCGGTGGGCACCAAGCGGGAACGCAAGGCGGCGACCGACTTTCGCAACTTCCTGCTCGACGAAGGCTTCGAGATGGCGCAGTTTTCCGTCTATCTCCGCTTCGTCGAAAGCAAGGAAGCGGCGGAAACGCGCATCCAGCGCATTCGCGGCAGCTTGCCAGCAAGCGGCAAGGTGCACATCGTTACCCTGACCGATAAACAATACGCCAACGCGCGCATTTTTACGGGACGAAAACGGGAACGCGGCCGTGGAAATCCAAACCAACTCGCCCTTTTCTGA
- the cas1 gene encoding type II CRISPR-associated endonuclease Cas1, producing MIGRVVEVAETGRHLAKDRGFLTVAANGAEIGRVPLDDVVAVIASGYGLTYSNALIAALAERGAPVVLCGSNHLPAAFLLPVAGHHTQAGRLADQAAAPKPLKKRLWAQLVRAKIAGQAETLRAVGASHTGFQLLQRKVRSGDPENVEAQAARRYWPLLFGPDFRRNRDMDGVNALLNYAYTVLRAGTARAIMAAGLHPSLGLAHRQRGNAFQLADDLMEPFRPMADLLVADLVNDGAETVDRTTKPDLARILTLDMSTTDGMTPVGTCLERAAVSLAQCYAGTARELDLARRVPPLLA from the coding sequence GTGATCGGGCGCGTGGTGGAGGTGGCGGAAACCGGGCGGCACCTTGCCAAGGACCGTGGCTTCCTGACCGTCGCCGCCAACGGCGCGGAAATCGGCCGCGTGCCGCTCGACGACGTGGTCGCGGTGATCGCCAGCGGCTATGGCCTGACCTACTCCAACGCGCTGATCGCCGCCCTGGCGGAGCGCGGTGCCCCGGTGGTGCTGTGCGGATCGAACCATTTGCCGGCTGCCTTCCTGCTGCCGGTCGCCGGCCACCACACCCAGGCCGGCCGGCTCGCCGACCAGGCGGCAGCGCCGAAGCCGCTGAAAAAGCGGCTGTGGGCCCAACTGGTCCGGGCCAAGATCGCCGGGCAGGCGGAAACGCTGCGTGCCGTCGGCGCAAGCCACACCGGTTTCCAACTGCTGCAGCGCAAGGTCCGTTCCGGCGATCCAGAGAATGTGGAGGCGCAGGCGGCCCGGCGCTACTGGCCGCTCCTGTTCGGACCGGACTTCCGCCGCAACCGCGACATGGACGGGGTCAACGCCCTGCTGAACTACGCCTATACCGTGCTGCGCGCCGGCACGGCGCGGGCGATCATGGCGGCGGGCCTGCACCCCAGCCTCGGTCTCGCCCATCGGCAGCGGGGCAACGCTTTCCAACTGGCCGACGACCTGATGGAACCGTTCCGCCCCATGGCGGACCTGTTGGTTGCCGATCTGGTGAACGACGGGGCGGAAACCGTCGACCGCACCACCAAGCCGGACCTGGCGCGAATCCTGACCCTGGACATGAGCACGACGGACGGGATGACCCCGGTCGGCACCTGCCTGGAACGCGCCGCCGTGTCGCTGGCGCAATGCTACGCCGGCACGGCACGTGAACTGGACCTGGCACGGCGGGTACCGCCGCTGCTGGCTTGA
- the cas9 gene encoding type II CRISPR RNA-guided endonuclease Cas9 (Cas9, originally named Csn1, is the large, multifunctional signature protein of type II CRISPR/Cas systems. It is well known even to general audiences because its RNA-guided endonuclease activity has made it a popular tool for custom editing of eukaryotic genomes.) — MQQYRLGLDLGSNSIGWCALHLERTTTTDGRPAHQPVGLLDAGTRLLTPQEEAGRDPQSKESLAADRRAARSARRRRDRFVRRQRRLMQTLITAGLMPEDVEKRKELERLDPYWLRAAALEGPLNAYELGRAIFHLNQRRGFQSNRLADNQDAEQGAIKQGIAELTQALDAEAATTLGQLLAKRHGRDKYGHRTDQAETPQTVRFRPQRNGTKVTYPWYPSRQLIEQELDAIWQAQQPHHPQLTGDLLQDIKRIVIEQRPLKTPPVGRCTLRPAVAEVELDGVTVDLGARAPKAHPLFQRFRMLQDVAQLRVIARPGQPARYLTLEERDKLIGVLSCRSTNRVTFESLRKALKLPGEARFNYELAGQTGFPPDQTAAKLAHKNALGKQWPALPRDRQIAVVEHLLAVEDPDALAEWLRDTLGIDTDKAKHLTTVRLPDGHGQFGRGVLRDLVQGMETQSREDGGDPETGEVYARPLTYDEAVAAIGHHHSDHRRDGLATRLPYYGEALPRHVISNPAAPDGSQERVGRVANPTVHIALNQVRKLVNALIDSYGPPTEVVIELSRELKQNQEQKAKDQQRNRENETRNEQRRARLAELGVPVSRDSMLRLRLYEELPPDERVCVFTGTPIGCQDLFTPQIEIEHILPHSKTLDDSFANKVLCTREANRQKGKRPPVDVWSGTELEEIVARAQRIVPAKAWRFQPDAMEKLAEHGDFLARQLNDTKYMSRLAKTYLEQVCDQVWVVPGRLTAMLRGKWGLNVLPREDNRKTEAEAESDTAAKNRNDHRHHTIDAFVVANTDRGLLNRIARASAQAEELDLDRRFPQGAFPEPYPGYRDDLWARLRTMVVSHKPDHGLAPGAQADVHQTAGRLHEQTAYGRVDEEIDDKRFNLVTRKPVTDLTNKEIGQIRDARLREKLHAHLQAAETREGTLTGARRRALLDEFARDQQVYRVRLLKTEKSVRTVRHTDSLGRTFEKAYVPGDNHRVEIFELPDGTWQGEGVTMHDANQPGYTPDWPDKNPNARLVMRLHPGDCVEADFDNGLGSCVYRVHRLEPSAKRVRLAAHNEGGSIQARHEDKDDHLQWVFATWSKLKTANARRVHVDVLGRVKPARDGEPR, encoded by the coding sequence ATGCAACAGTACCGGCTAGGACTCGATCTGGGCAGCAACTCCATCGGGTGGTGTGCCCTTCATCTGGAAAGGACCACCACCACAGATGGCCGGCCAGCGCATCAGCCCGTCGGCTTGCTGGATGCGGGGACCCGTCTGCTCACCCCGCAAGAAGAGGCCGGACGCGATCCGCAATCAAAGGAATCGCTGGCTGCAGACCGTCGAGCTGCGCGCAGCGCCCGTCGACGGCGTGACCGCTTCGTTCGACGTCAGCGGCGGCTGATGCAGACGCTGATCACAGCCGGCCTCATGCCGGAGGACGTGGAAAAGCGCAAAGAGCTGGAACGGCTGGACCCTTACTGGTTGCGCGCCGCTGCGTTGGAAGGGCCGCTCAACGCCTATGAATTGGGCCGCGCGATCTTCCATCTGAACCAGCGCCGCGGCTTCCAGTCGAATCGACTGGCCGATAATCAGGACGCCGAGCAGGGCGCCATCAAGCAAGGCATCGCCGAGCTCACGCAGGCCCTGGATGCAGAAGCTGCCACAACACTTGGACAGCTGCTGGCGAAGCGGCACGGGCGCGACAAATATGGCCACCGCACCGACCAAGCTGAAACGCCTCAGACGGTCCGTTTCCGTCCCCAGCGTAATGGCACCAAGGTCACCTACCCCTGGTACCCCTCGCGCCAACTGATCGAACAAGAACTGGACGCAATCTGGCAGGCGCAACAGCCCCACCATCCCCAGCTAACCGGCGATCTGCTGCAGGACATCAAGCGCATTGTCATTGAGCAGCGCCCGCTGAAGACACCACCGGTCGGCCGCTGCACGCTGCGCCCGGCGGTCGCGGAGGTCGAGCTGGATGGCGTGACGGTCGACCTTGGTGCCCGCGCCCCCAAGGCGCATCCGCTGTTCCAGCGCTTCCGCATGCTTCAAGACGTGGCACAACTGCGCGTGATCGCCCGGCCCGGGCAGCCGGCGCGTTATCTGACCCTTGAGGAGCGCGATAAGCTGATCGGCGTACTCAGTTGCCGATCCACCAACCGCGTGACCTTCGAGAGTCTGCGCAAGGCCCTCAAGCTGCCGGGCGAGGCCCGGTTCAATTACGAGTTGGCCGGCCAGACCGGTTTCCCGCCGGACCAGACAGCGGCAAAACTCGCCCACAAGAACGCCCTGGGCAAGCAGTGGCCGGCCCTCCCCCGCGACCGCCAGATTGCCGTCGTCGAACACCTGCTCGCCGTCGAGGACCCCGACGCCCTGGCGGAATGGCTGCGCGACACCCTTGGTATCGACACCGATAAGGCCAAGCACCTGACCACCGTGCGCTTGCCCGACGGACACGGACAATTCGGACGCGGCGTGCTGCGGGATCTGGTCCAGGGGATGGAGACGCAGTCCCGCGAGGACGGGGGCGATCCCGAGACGGGCGAGGTCTATGCCCGACCCCTAACCTACGATGAAGCTGTCGCGGCGATCGGCCACCACCACTCCGATCACCGCCGCGACGGGCTTGCAACGCGCCTGCCCTACTATGGCGAGGCGCTGCCCCGTCACGTGATCTCCAACCCGGCCGCGCCGGACGGTTCGCAGGAGCGGGTTGGCCGGGTGGCGAACCCGACCGTGCACATCGCGCTCAACCAGGTGCGCAAGCTGGTCAATGCGCTGATCGATAGCTATGGCCCGCCGACAGAAGTCGTGATCGAGCTGAGCCGCGAGCTGAAGCAGAACCAAGAGCAAAAGGCCAAGGATCAGCAGCGCAACCGGGAGAACGAGACCCGCAACGAGCAACGCCGCGCCCGACTGGCGGAGCTCGGTGTGCCTGTCAGCCGCGATTCGATGCTGCGGCTACGCCTTTACGAAGAGCTGCCTCCGGACGAACGGGTATGCGTCTTCACCGGCACCCCAATCGGCTGCCAAGACCTGTTCACGCCCCAGATCGAAATCGAGCATATTCTGCCGCACTCCAAGACCCTGGACGACAGCTTCGCGAACAAGGTGCTGTGCACGCGCGAAGCCAACCGCCAAAAGGGCAAGCGCCCGCCGGTGGATGTCTGGTCCGGGACGGAGTTGGAAGAGATCGTCGCCCGGGCCCAGCGGATCGTGCCGGCAAAAGCTTGGCGCTTCCAGCCGGATGCGATGGAAAAGCTCGCAGAGCACGGCGATTTCCTCGCCAGACAACTGAACGACACCAAATACATGTCGCGCCTCGCCAAGACCTACCTGGAGCAGGTTTGCGACCAAGTCTGGGTCGTGCCCGGACGGCTCACCGCGATGCTCCGCGGCAAGTGGGGTCTGAACGTCCTGCCACGGGAGGATAATCGCAAAACCGAAGCGGAAGCCGAGAGCGATACAGCGGCGAAAAACCGGAACGACCACCGGCACCACACGATCGACGCCTTTGTCGTCGCCAACACCGACCGCGGCCTGCTGAACCGGATCGCCCGCGCCTCCGCCCAAGCGGAAGAACTCGACCTCGACCGCCGGTTTCCGCAGGGCGCGTTTCCGGAGCCCTACCCCGGCTACCGCGACGACCTGTGGGCCCGGCTGCGGACAATGGTGGTGAGCCACAAGCCCGACCACGGCCTGGCCCCCGGCGCCCAGGCCGACGTGCATCAAACCGCCGGCCGCCTGCACGAGCAGACCGCCTATGGCCGGGTCGACGAGGAGATCGACGACAAGCGCTTCAACTTGGTGACCCGCAAACCGGTGACGGACCTCACCAACAAAGAGATCGGCCAGATTCGCGACGCCCGCCTGCGGGAGAAACTGCACGCCCACTTGCAGGCGGCAGAAACGCGGGAAGGCACATTGACCGGCGCACGCCGGCGCGCCCTGCTGGATGAATTCGCCCGGGACCAGCAGGTCTACCGCGTGCGCCTCCTGAAGACCGAGAAGTCCGTGCGCACCGTCCGCCATACCGACAGCCTGGGCCGGACCTTCGAGAAGGCGTACGTCCCCGGCGACAACCACCGGGTGGAGATTTTCGAGCTCCCCGACGGCACCTGGCAGGGCGAAGGGGTGACCATGCACGACGCCAACCAGCCCGGCTACACGCCGGACTGGCCAGATAAGAATCCGAACGCCCGGCTCGTGATGCGGCTGCACCCGGGTGACTGCGTCGAAGCGGATTTCGACAATGGGCTAGGCAGCTGTGTCTACCGCGTGCATCGCCTGGAACCCTCCGCAAAACGCGTGCGTCTCGCCGCCCATAACGAAGGCGGCAGCATTCAAGCGCGGCATGAAGACAAGGATGATCACCTGCAATGGGTGTTCGCCACTTGGAGCAAACTGAAAACTGCCAACGCCCGACGCGTCCATGTTGACGTTCTCGGCCGGGTCAAGCCTGCACGCGATGGAGAGCCCCGGTGA
- a CDS encoding ISAs1 family transposase produces MDQAPPRDSLRLLLQHFSRVEDPRDPWRVRFQLSELLFLVTSATIAGCDDYDEIVAWGDSHVAFLRQHGEFYFGVPKEDWLRTVMNRIDPALFEAAFMAWVADLRPDGPEVVALDGKTLRRSHDTNAAQAALHLVSAWASNERLVLAQEAVPDKANETAAIRAILGRLPVNGALVTVDAIGATPAVAAAIQEAGADYVVALKANQPSLHAEADLFFTDPASAGLPSLEVVDKDHGRLETRTYRVCHDIAWLGGNRRYPGEPRFPGLACLIQTTSRSEKAGHVSEQIRYYLSSAKLTPERAAQAIRGHWGIESLHWVLDVTFKEDLSRLRRGHGAKNMALVRRFAFNILRRGKDKNSLKTARKIAGWNTDYLQKILTSAAR; encoded by the coding sequence ATGGATCAGGCGCCGCCCCGCGATAGTCTGCGCCTCTTGTTGCAGCACTTCAGCCGGGTCGAGGATCCCCGCGATCCGTGGCGGGTTCGCTTCCAGCTGTCGGAGCTGTTGTTCCTGGTGACCAGCGCCACCATCGCTGGATGCGATGACTACGACGAGATCGTGGCTTGGGGCGACAGCCACGTGGCGTTCCTGCGCCAACACGGAGAGTTCTACTTCGGCGTGCCCAAGGAGGACTGGCTGCGAACTGTGATGAACCGGATCGATCCCGCGCTGTTCGAGGCGGCGTTCATGGCCTGGGTGGCCGACTTGCGGCCAGATGGCCCCGAGGTCGTCGCGCTCGACGGCAAGACGTTGCGGCGCAGCCACGATACCAATGCCGCCCAGGCGGCGCTTCATCTGGTCTCCGCCTGGGCGTCCAACGAGCGCCTCGTCCTGGCGCAGGAAGCCGTGCCGGACAAAGCTAACGAGACCGCAGCGATCCGCGCCATTTTGGGGCGCCTGCCGGTCAACGGCGCTTTGGTCACTGTGGACGCGATCGGCGCCACGCCCGCGGTCGCCGCCGCGATCCAGGAGGCCGGAGCGGATTACGTCGTCGCGCTCAAGGCCAACCAGCCCAGCCTACACGCGGAGGCCGACCTCTTCTTCACCGACCCCGCCAGCGCCGGGCTGCCCAGTCTGGAGGTCGTCGACAAGGACCATGGCCGGCTGGAAACCCGGACCTACCGGGTCTGCCATGATATCGCGTGGCTCGGCGGCAACCGGCGCTATCCCGGCGAACCGCGGTTTCCCGGCCTGGCCTGCCTGATCCAGACGACCTCTCGCAGCGAGAAGGCCGGCCACGTCAGCGAGCAGATCCGGTACTACCTCTCCTCTGCCAAACTCACCCCCGAGCGCGCCGCCCAGGCGATCCGCGGCCACTGGGGGATCGAGAGTCTGCACTGGGTGCTCGACGTGACCTTCAAGGAGGACCTCTCACGCCTGCGCCGCGGGCACGGCGCCAAGAACATGGCGCTGGTCAGGCGCTTCGCCTTCAACATCCTGCGACGCGGCAAAGACAAAAACTCCCTGAAAACCGCCCGGAAAATCGCCGGCTGGAACACCGACTACCTCCAGAAGATCCTCACCTCTGCCGCCCGTTAA
- a CDS encoding response regulator — MAQHAPTSPTAGTILVVDDDALVRDMVQTALTRAGYRVILARDGNTAIELLDIAAPDLILTDLFMPHCDGIELLRSGQLSKVDVPVIAMSGGYAGIDMLHAAKALGAVAAIAKPFMPNELTDLVRRTLTTPEEPARPTAPAEQPSRMAVANTSSR; from the coding sequence ATGGCCCAGCACGCTCCAACTTCCCCAACCGCCGGCACCATTCTGGTCGTCGACGACGACGCGCTCGTACGCGACATGGTGCAAACCGCCCTCACGCGCGCGGGCTATCGCGTCATCTTGGCGCGCGACGGCAACACGGCGATCGAGCTCCTGGACATTGCGGCGCCCGACTTGATTCTGACGGACCTGTTCATGCCCCACTGCGACGGCATCGAATTGCTGCGCTCGGGCCAGCTGTCCAAAGTGGATGTCCCCGTGATCGCAATGTCCGGTGGCTATGCAGGCATCGACATGCTGCATGCCGCCAAAGCGCTGGGCGCGGTCGCCGCGATCGCCAAGCCGTTCATGCCGAACGAATTAACCGATCTGGTGCGCCGGACGCTGACGACACCGGAAGAGCCGGCCCGCCCCACGGCGCCAGCCGAGCAGCCCTCGCGGATGGCTGTGGCAAACACCTCCTCCCGATAG